A single window of Candidatus Babeliaceae bacterium DNA harbors:
- the truA gene encoding tRNA pseudouridine(38-40) synthase TruA — protein sequence MSYYKLIIAYSGTAYHGWQQQKDAVSVAGMLQARFKKTFGHDITLVGASRTDAGVHAMGQVAVFKTEITIEPTIMMRAWNGCLPPDILIRSLDFAPEIFHPQRNVLEKTYYYHIFTQRPLPWFAPYGLYYYRPLDNQKLHDALQVFAGTHDFRSFCTGDDMECTIRTVNSLTFSYMKRYSMYRIIVKGPGFLRYMIRRMVGAAINVASTDIPVEKVTEVLEQKHPLHTLPTAPAHGLMLRKIIYTMDTHE from the coding sequence ATGTCGTATTACAAACTTATTATCGCATATTCGGGAACAGCGTATCATGGATGGCAGCAACAAAAAGATGCTGTATCTGTGGCCGGCATGCTGCAGGCGCGTTTTAAAAAAACGTTCGGTCATGATATTACACTTGTTGGGGCTTCACGAACTGATGCAGGTGTGCATGCCATGGGTCAGGTTGCTGTTTTTAAAACAGAAATTACGATAGAACCTACGATTATGATGCGCGCCTGGAATGGGTGCCTTCCACCGGATATTCTTATAAGATCGCTCGATTTTGCACCAGAGATATTTCATCCGCAACGCAACGTTCTTGAAAAGACATATTATTATCACATTTTTACGCAACGACCATTACCATGGTTTGCGCCATATGGCTTATATTATTATCGCCCTCTCGATAATCAAAAATTACATGACGCTTTGCAAGTATTTGCCGGCACGCATGATTTTCGCTCATTTTGCACAGGCGATGATATGGAATGCACCATAAGAACGGTAAATTCTTTAACGTTTTCTTACATGAAAAGATATTCTATGTATCGTATTATAGTTAAAGGTCCCGGTTTTTTGCGTTACATGATTCGTCGAATGGTAGGAGCCGCAATTAATGTTGCTTCCACCGATATTCCCGTAGAAAAAGTTACAGAAGTACTTGAACAAAAACATCCTCTTCATACGCTCCCTACTGCACCGGCACATGGGCTTATGTTAAGAAAAATTATATACACAATGGACACTCATGAATAA
- a CDS encoding thioredoxin family protein has product MIFLHSFLSFLIIASVLTSTDSLATRKQKAPTATAYTLIKTTQEYDRALASKKPTVVMFSATWCGACKMMGPVFEKSAHKFTDKVQFLKIDVDTKALDHISDKYAKDGIPTIIFLKDGVVVDTQVGAESQEKFEKNVERLLDKKAPKKIEKKQEVKKDNKKRDHGVREVATMQEYKKLIAGKKPVIIKLWATWCGACTMFTPAFEAVAQEYKHQAEFVTINIENKEFIEFARKHAPDGIPATLFVKNGDIKLKKTGAYPQSAFKKIVEDFIKDSATHKKHVAKKCSN; this is encoded by the coding sequence ATGATTTTTTTGCATTCGTTTTTGTCTTTTTTGATTATAGCATCAGTTCTTACAAGTACCGATAGTCTTGCAACTCGCAAGCAAAAAGCGCCAACAGCAACTGCTTATACGCTCATAAAAACTACACAGGAATATGATCGGGCACTTGCATCAAAAAAACCAACCGTAGTAATGTTTTCGGCTACATGGTGTGGTGCTTGTAAAATGATGGGGCCTGTTTTTGAAAAATCTGCGCACAAATTTACAGACAAAGTCCAATTTTTAAAAATTGATGTTGATACAAAAGCACTTGATCATATCAGTGATAAATATGCCAAAGATGGCATACCAACCATTATATTTTTAAAAGACGGTGTTGTTGTTGACACCCAAGTTGGTGCTGAATCACAAGAAAAATTTGAAAAAAACGTAGAACGTCTTTTAGATAAAAAGGCTCCAAAAAAAATTGAAAAAAAACAAGAAGTTAAAAAAGACAACAAAAAAAGAGATCATGGGGTGCGAGAAGTTGCAACAATGCAAGAATATAAAAAACTGATCGCTGGGAAAAAACCGGTCATTATAAAATTATGGGCAACATGGTGTGGCGCATGTACGATGTTCACCCCAGCATTTGAAGCGGTTGCTCAAGAATATAAACATCAAGCAGAATTTGTAACAATAAATATAGAAAATAAAGAATTTATCGAATTCGCACGCAAACATGCCCCAGATGGTATACCTGCAACGCTTTTTGTAAAAAATGGTGACATTAAGCTGAAAAAAACAGGCGCATATCCACAAAGCGCATTCAAAAAAATTGTAGAAGATTTTATAAAAGATTCTGCAACTCATAAAAAACATGTTGCAAAAAAATGTAGTAATTAA
- a CDS encoding ribonucleotide-diphosphate reductase subunit beta: MSRMMYTKNGIINDSKTDPNKILPMKYLWARQHYKDGVANNWTPEEIPMQLDVEQWKSSTVLSASERRMILWNLGFFATAESLTANNLVLAVYRHVTNPECRQYLLRQAFEEAVHTDTFIYCCDTLGLDPEEIYTMYLTIPSIKEKDEFVVNLTKSIFDPLFTTDTIQNVQRFVHDLIGYYVIMEGIFFYAGFAMMLALKRQNKMTGIGQQFEYIMRDESIHLAFGCDLINAITSENPEIWTEAFKAEISLLIKKAVVLEQMYAYDACPQGFLGINAQQFSDYVEYIADRRLERIGLDKLYFKENPFPWMSQQTDLTKEKNFFETRVTEYQTAGSLKWD, encoded by the coding sequence ATGTCACGTATGATGTATACAAAAAATGGAATTATTAATGATTCTAAAACCGATCCCAATAAAATTTTACCTATGAAATATCTTTGGGCGCGGCAGCATTATAAAGATGGAGTTGCAAATAATTGGACTCCTGAAGAAATACCTATGCAACTTGATGTTGAGCAATGGAAATCATCAACCGTATTAAGTGCATCAGAACGTCGTATGATTTTGTGGAATTTAGGATTTTTTGCCACAGCGGAATCTTTAACTGCGAATAATTTGGTACTTGCGGTATATAGACATGTTACCAATCCAGAATGCCGTCAGTATTTACTGAGGCAAGCATTTGAAGAAGCGGTTCATACTGACACGTTTATTTATTGTTGTGATACATTAGGTTTGGATCCAGAAGAAATTTATACTATGTATTTGACCATTCCATCTATTAAAGAAAAAGATGAGTTTGTTGTTAATCTAACTAAATCTATTTTTGATCCACTATTTACGACAGACACTATCCAGAATGTCCAACGTTTTGTGCACGATCTTATTGGTTATTATGTGATCATGGAAGGCATTTTCTTTTATGCGGGATTTGCCATGATGCTTGCGCTTAAAAGACAAAATAAAATGACCGGTATTGGGCAACAATTTGAGTATATTATGCGGGATGAAAGTATTCATTTAGCATTTGGATGTGATCTGATTAATGCTATCACCTCAGAAAATCCAGAAATATGGACAGAGGCGTTTAAGGCAGAAATTAGTCTTTTAATTAAAAAAGCTGTTGTCTTGGAACAAATGTATGCCTATGATGCTTGCCCGCAAGGTTTTTTGGGTATTAATGCGCAGCAATTTTCCGACTATGTTGAGTATATAGCAGACCGTAGATTAGAGCGCATTGGCCTTGATAAATTGTATTTTAAAGAAAATCCATTCCCTTGGATGAGTCAGCAAACTGATTTAACTAAAGAAAAGAATTTCTTTGAAACGCGTGTTACTGAGTACCAAACGGCCGGTTCTCTTAAGTGGGATTAA
- a CDS encoding Rne/Rng family ribonuclease, protein MKKILINDSLWQTRIAITRDDLLQNIYFGAHATHTLERSYIKGIVTKILPGIQTAFVDIGQERSGFLHISEIDRELAIQRMAGPDQLEDIEEDDSQERGEFTRKELDISKILSEGEEILVQVSKEPVYEKGAKLTTCFTLPGRFIVLMPNIPRIGISKKIEEREERQRLRELLLNNLPEGMGAIIRTTSENQGAKEILQDVEYLTGVWENLQQKFKQAKPCEVLHEDIDLVLQAVRDHLDNDVELVVCDKADTQNRIYKFVKSIAPEHTQKIRLYEGQSPLFEKYDIEKQIKQALQKKVILKSGGSLVIEATEAMTVIDVNTGRYIGATNLEETILKTNLEAAEEIVRQLRLRNIGGLIVIDFIDMASGHNKQKLFRFIEKTLKERDKFQSVVLRVSEFGLVQMTRKRSGKTLTQQMMETCAECRGLGYVKSVKTESYEILRTLKRDLVENKIGDDITLSVHSKILEYITSVEYNSILDLEKTYGCKITLLSENQCSMGLYSIE, encoded by the coding sequence ATGAAAAAAATTCTTATCAATGACAGTTTGTGGCAAACGAGGATCGCTATAACTCGCGATGATCTCTTGCAAAATATCTATTTCGGTGCCCATGCGACGCATACTTTGGAGCGAAGCTATATAAAGGGGATTGTCACCAAAATATTACCGGGGATTCAGACAGCCTTTGTGGATATCGGACAGGAGCGGTCTGGGTTTTTACATATCTCTGAAATCGATCGTGAGCTGGCGATACAGCGCATGGCTGGTCCTGATCAATTAGAGGATATAGAAGAAGATGATTCTCAAGAACGCGGGGAATTTACGCGCAAAGAGCTTGATATTAGTAAAATTCTGAGCGAAGGCGAAGAAATTCTTGTACAAGTCAGCAAGGAGCCTGTTTATGAAAAAGGGGCCAAACTGACAACCTGCTTTACGCTTCCTGGAAGATTTATTGTACTCATGCCCAACATTCCAAGAATAGGCATCTCTAAAAAGATAGAAGAGCGCGAAGAGCGCCAACGATTGCGAGAGCTCTTGTTGAATAATTTACCAGAAGGCATGGGAGCAATTATTAGAACAACTTCTGAAAATCAGGGGGCCAAAGAAATTTTGCAAGACGTTGAATATCTTACGGGTGTTTGGGAAAATTTGCAGCAAAAATTCAAACAAGCTAAACCATGCGAAGTCTTGCATGAAGATATAGATTTAGTTTTGCAAGCAGTAAGAGACCATCTTGATAATGACGTTGAGCTTGTTGTGTGTGATAAGGCCGATACTCAAAATCGTATTTATAAATTTGTTAAGAGTATAGCGCCGGAACATACTCAAAAAATCCGACTATATGAAGGACAGTCGCCGCTGTTCGAAAAATATGATATAGAAAAACAGATTAAGCAGGCATTGCAGAAAAAAGTTATTCTCAAGTCTGGTGGATCATTAGTAATAGAAGCTACTGAGGCGATGACCGTTATTGACGTTAATACTGGTCGATATATTGGTGCAACTAATTTAGAAGAAACTATTTTAAAGACTAATTTAGAGGCGGCAGAGGAAATTGTCAGACAATTGCGGCTCCGTAATATTGGCGGGCTCATTGTTATCGACTTTATTGATATGGCAAGTGGCCACAATAAACAAAAACTATTTAGATTTATAGAAAAAACACTTAAAGAGCGTGATAAATTCCAGTCAGTTGTTTTACGTGTTTCAGAATTCGGTCTTGTGCAAATGACACGTAAGCGATCTGGAAAAACATTAACGCAGCAGATGATGGAAACATGCGCAGAATGCCGTGGGTTGGGCTATGTTAAGTCGGTAAAAACAGAATCTTATGAAATATTGCGCACGTTGAAGCGCGATTTGGTAGAAAATAAAATCGGCGATGATATTACTCTTTCTGTTCATTCAAAAATATTAGAGTATATTACATCGGTTGAGTATAATTCTATTTTAGATTTGGAAAAAACATATGGATGCAAAATTACATTGCTGAGCGAAAATCAATGTTCCATGGGCCTTTATTCTATAGAGTAA
- a CDS encoding OmpA family protein translates to MKNGLFFLTIVLFLLPSCGLKKKKSCISENKTCEIKVDYQDGDGKSLFVDDIDAFVFEEEVDPYSSYIQEGGDLKFSDIADNSLLENDNHILKTIYFDFDQYVIRQDQQSALSYNLENIRSIAAEGKIIVIEGHACDSAGSPAYNMALSHKRAQHLYNYLIKHGIPANKLKVVGRGNEMCVVQGGTREQQAPNRRVEMHVLSPKV, encoded by the coding sequence ATGAAAAATGGATTATTTTTTTTGACAATTGTCCTTTTCTTGCTTCCCTCATGCGGATTAAAAAAGAAAAAATCATGCATATCTGAAAATAAAACATGCGAGATTAAAGTTGACTATCAGGATGGAGACGGCAAGAGCCTTTTTGTCGATGATATTGATGCTTTTGTTTTTGAAGAAGAGGTTGATCCATATTCTTCATATATTCAAGAGGGCGGAGATCTAAAATTTTCTGATATAGCAGACAATAGTTTGTTAGAAAATGACAATCATATTTTAAAAACAATATATTTTGATTTTGACCAATATGTTATTCGTCAAGATCAACAATCAGCACTTTCCTATAATCTTGAAAACATTCGCTCCATTGCGGCAGAAGGTAAAATTATAGTGATCGAGGGGCATGCATGTGATTCTGCAGGTTCTCCAGCATACAATATGGCACTTTCACACAAACGAGCTCAGCATTTATATAATTACTTAATCAAGCATGGCATTCCTGCCAATAAACTTAAAGTTGTTGGTCGCGGCAATGAAATGTGCGTTGTTCAAGGTGGAACGCGTGAACAGCAGGCTCCAAACCGCCGTGTTGAAATGCACGTTCTTAGTCCAAAAGTTTAA
- a CDS encoding ribonucleoside-diphosphate reductase subunit alpha, protein MELQNSLRGSNASIPLYDKQQPLFYVIKRDGLTVELSDAKMRTAFMRASSGHEQDINIDLLIKELYKLIFDGITTQELEKAYCMAACTFIEVDPSYDHVATQLLLQRLVREVVGKKYPHAQREKMYRQSFIDAIQCGVKNNYFDQRMATFDLDRLAAHLVPDRDNMFVYTGMFTLYERYLLKHEGRRLEVPQTFWMRIAMGLALLEKDKNERALQFYEVLSTLSYTPSTPTLFHAGFPVAQLSSCYLNVVDDDLSKIFKCMGDNAQLSKWAGGIGTDWTNIRGTGSYIKSIKATSQGVIPYLKIANDIVVAITRSGIRRGGSCAYLETWHIDIEDFLDLRRNTGDDRRRTHDMNTAHWIPDLFMKRVIHDGVWTLFSPHEVPDLHDLYGHAFEARYEFYEREATEGRIKQYRVMSAKQLWRKMLTRLFETGHPWITFKDACNIRSPQDHVGVVHCSNLCTEITLNTSSDETAVCNLGSINLSEHMINGQLDEEKLHRTISTALRMLDNVIDLNFYPIEEAQNSNTRHRPVGLGLMGFQDALFKAKIPFSSQAALDFADSVMEKISYYAIYASSCLAQERGVYSSYYGSKWDRGIFPLDTIDLLERERGLPITVSRLKRLDWDFLKNYVRQHGMRNSNIMAIAPTASISTIVGCYPCIEPIFKNMYVKANVTGEFTNINTYLVKDLKELNLWNQDMLNQIKYHDGDIGAIVGIPDDLKERYKTAFELDAQWLIALTAVKGKWIDQSQSHNVFLKGVSGQKLHDVYMTAWKSGLKTTYYLRTLGATQIEKSTLDAKTFGYTQKRNYDSGTTVAASACSIENTDCESCQ, encoded by the coding sequence ATGGAATTACAAAATTCTTTAAGGGGTTCTAACGCTTCAATTCCATTATATGATAAGCAGCAACCACTTTTTTATGTTATAAAACGAGATGGGCTTACGGTAGAACTCAGCGATGCTAAAATGAGAACGGCATTTATGAGAGCATCTTCTGGGCATGAGCAGGATATCAATATAGATTTGTTAATAAAGGAACTTTATAAACTTATTTTTGATGGAATAACTACTCAAGAACTTGAAAAAGCCTATTGTATGGCGGCGTGTACGTTTATTGAGGTTGATCCGAGCTATGATCATGTTGCTACACAATTATTATTGCAACGATTAGTGCGTGAAGTTGTGGGTAAAAAATATCCACATGCTCAGCGTGAAAAAATGTATAGACAATCATTTATTGATGCTATTCAGTGTGGGGTAAAAAATAATTATTTTGATCAACGTATGGCAACATTTGATCTTGATAGACTTGCCGCTCATCTTGTGCCTGATCGCGATAATATGTTTGTGTACACAGGCATGTTTACCTTGTATGAACGCTATCTTCTTAAGCATGAAGGTCGCAGATTAGAAGTTCCGCAGACCTTTTGGATGCGTATAGCAATGGGTCTTGCGTTATTGGAAAAAGATAAGAATGAACGAGCGTTACAATTTTATGAAGTACTTTCAACATTGTCATATACGCCATCGACTCCAACGCTGTTTCATGCCGGATTTCCTGTTGCGCAGTTAAGTTCTTGTTATCTTAATGTTGTTGATGACGACTTGAGCAAAATATTTAAATGCATGGGTGATAATGCGCAACTATCAAAGTGGGCTGGTGGCATTGGTACGGATTGGACAAACATTCGTGGCACCGGTTCTTATATTAAAAGTATTAAAGCAACAAGCCAAGGCGTTATTCCTTATCTTAAGATAGCCAATGATATAGTCGTTGCAATTACACGCAGCGGTATTAGGCGTGGTGGAAGTTGTGCGTATCTTGAAACATGGCACATTGATATCGAAGATTTCTTGGATTTAAGAAGAAATACGGGCGACGATAGGCGTCGTACACATGATATGAACACTGCTCATTGGATCCCGGATCTTTTTATGAAACGTGTTATTCATGATGGTGTATGGACGCTATTTTCACCCCATGAAGTTCCTGATTTACATGATTTATACGGACATGCATTTGAAGCGCGTTATGAATTTTATGAACGCGAGGCTACCGAAGGACGTATAAAGCAATATCGTGTCATGTCGGCAAAGCAGTTATGGCGTAAAATGTTAACACGTCTTTTTGAAACAGGACATCCTTGGATAACATTTAAAGACGCGTGTAATATACGCTCTCCGCAGGATCATGTTGGCGTTGTTCATTGTTCAAATTTATGTACAGAAATTACTCTTAATACATCATCTGATGAAACGGCTGTATGTAATTTGGGATCCATCAATTTATCTGAACATATGATTAATGGGCAGCTGGACGAAGAAAAATTACATCGCACCATTTCTACTGCATTACGTATGCTTGATAATGTTATTGATTTAAATTTTTATCCTATTGAAGAAGCGCAAAATTCTAATACGCGTCACCGTCCTGTTGGTCTTGGGCTTATGGGTTTTCAAGACGCTCTCTTTAAAGCAAAAATCCCATTCTCCTCACAAGCTGCATTAGATTTTGCTGATTCAGTGATGGAGAAAATTTCTTATTATGCTATTTATGCATCGTCGTGTCTTGCTCAAGAACGTGGTGTTTATTCATCCTATTATGGTTCAAAATGGGATCGTGGTATTTTCCCGCTTGATACTATTGATTTATTGGAGCGTGAGCGCGGTCTGCCTATAACTGTTTCACGATTAAAACGTCTCGATTGGGATTTTTTAAAGAATTACGTTAGGCAGCATGGAATGAGAAATTCAAATATAATGGCTATTGCTCCAACGGCAAGTATTTCTACTATTGTTGGTTGCTATCCATGTATTGAACCAATTTTTAAAAATATGTATGTAAAAGCGAACGTAACGGGCGAATTTACTAACATTAATACCTATCTTGTGAAAGATCTTAAAGAATTGAATTTGTGGAATCAGGATATGCTGAACCAAATCAAATATCATGATGGCGATATTGGAGCAATAGTAGGAATCCCAGATGATCTTAAAGAAAGATATAAAACCGCTTTCGAATTAGATGCGCAATGGTTGATCGCGCTTACTGCTGTTAAGGGTAAGTGGATTGATCAATCGCAATCACATAATGTTTTTTTGAAGGGCGTTTCTGGGCAAAAATTGCACGATGTATATATGACGGCGTGGAAGAGTGGCCTTAAAACAACTTATTACTTGCGTACGTTAGGTGCAACGCAGATAGAAAAATCAACGTTGGATGCAAAAACATTTGGATATACTCAAAAAAGAAATTATGATTCCGGTACAACGGTTGCTGCATCTGCATGTTCTATAGAAAATACAGATTGCGAGTCATGCCAATAA
- a CDS encoding GNAT family N-acetyltransferase has product MNKKLVWTGIIGLSFTLAILIGNYYYTHTAHDGICTYNPTSDRAFILQLFKKNWHWLVSEYSTDFSAEYMLDNKASSQSPEHNNNLSLMVYRVDNKPVGFTAYYQKSFYMGFILFLVVDEEHRKSGYASKLLDYGIQDLFNRGCTVIQLITRVSNIRAQSLYKKHGFVEIWRDEEFVRFEKTR; this is encoded by the coding sequence ATGAATAAAAAACTTGTCTGGACTGGAATAATAGGTCTCAGTTTTACTCTCGCCATACTGATCGGCAATTATTATTATACCCACACAGCTCACGATGGTATTTGTACGTATAACCCCACCAGTGACCGCGCATTTATTTTACAACTGTTTAAAAAAAATTGGCACTGGCTGGTGAGCGAATACTCTACTGATTTTTCTGCGGAATACATGCTTGATAATAAAGCATCATCACAAAGCCCTGAACATAACAATAATTTATCGCTCATGGTCTACCGAGTCGATAATAAGCCTGTTGGATTTACTGCGTATTATCAAAAATCTTTTTATATGGGTTTTATTCTTTTTCTTGTTGTTGATGAAGAACATAGAAAATCTGGTTATGCATCCAAGCTTCTTGATTATGGCATACAGGATCTGTTTAATCGTGGCTGCACGGTCATTCAACTTATCACACGCGTTTCTAACATACGAGCTCAATCGCTCTACAAAAAACACGGTTTTGTAGAAATTTGGCGCGACGAAGAATTTGTTCGCTTCGAAAAAACTCGATAA